The proteins below are encoded in one region of Xenopus laevis strain J_2021 chromosome 8L, Xenopus_laevis_v10.1, whole genome shotgun sequence:
- the tmem229b.L gene encoding transmembrane protein 229b isoform X2, with amino-acid sequence MARTGSMAPPEPLTALSRWYLYAIHGYFCEVMFTAAWDFVVNYNWKFPGVTSVWALFIYGTSILIVEKMYLYLKDKCNILIRCLIYTLWTYIWEFSTGLILRQFNACPWDYSQFDFDFMGLITLEYAIPWFCASFLMEQLVIRNTLRLRFDEHAEPGSPVMPMVSMANGHVKCK; translated from the coding sequence ATGGCGAGAACTGGAAGCATGGCACCTCCAGAGCCCCTTACAGCCCTGTCCCGTTGGTACCTCTATGCAATTCATGGCTATTTCTGTGAAGTTATGTTTACAGCGGCGTGGGATTTTGTGGTCAACTACAACTGGAAATTTCCTGGAGTTACCAGTGTGTGGGCACTATTTATTTATGGCACCTCTATCCTCATTGTAGAGAAGATGTACTTATATTTAAAAGACAAGTGCAATATTCTAATAAGATGTCTTATTTATACCCTGTGGACATACATCTGGGAGTTCAGTACGGGTCTCATTTTACGGCAGTTTAATGCCTGCCCCTGGGACTACTCACAGTTTGATTTTGACTTCATGGGTTTGATTACCCTGGAATATGCCATTCCATGGTTCTGTGCATCCTTTCTCATGGAACAACTGGTTATCCGGAACACCCTACGTTTACGTTTTGATGAACATGCAGAGCCAGGTTCCCCGGTGATGCCCATGGTTTCTATGGCTAATGGTCAtgttaaatgtaaataa